The stretch of DNA CAATCTCGTCTGCGGTAAGCAGTAGATTATGGCTCCAATCATGGAGTATCAGCAGGCACGAGTCCACGATTCCTTCCCTTTTTACAGGGGCAGAAGAGATATTATAAACCGTCTGGTCAACACTAGTGTATGCGTTGAGGTTGGTTCCGAACTGAATACCTACTCCCTCACACCATTTTACAATCCCCGGCTTTCTGTCGTTGCCAGGGAAGTTGCGTGTCCCATTGAAAGCCATGTGCTCGAGGAAGTGAGCAAGTCCACGTTGGTTCGGTTCCTCAAGAATCGAGCCTACATGTTGTGCTATATAGAAGTCGGCAACGCCCTTTGTTTGGTCGTTATGACGTATATAATAGGTCAATCCATTGGAAAGTTTACCTTTCCTGATGGTTTTGTCTTGATCAATCGTGTTGTTCTGGCCCATCATACAGCCAGAAACAAGCATGAAAATAAGTATTAGGATTTGTTTCTTAGATTTCATTGTATGTCTTTACTTATTGTTTATCGGTTGACGGAAGCACGTAGCAAACTCATTCCTCACTTCTTCCGCAGATAAGTAGGAACTGCATTGGGTTCAAAGTCATTGGACGAATTGTTCGTATCTATCCATTTATTGCCATCTTTCTTCCTCACTACCGCTTTGTTATATCGAGTCTCATCGAAATCAACATGACCACAATAAGTGAATCCCTTGTCTAGAATGGGCGATACAAGGTTCCATTCATGGACTGTTGGTACAGCAAGATTTACGGCATCAACGATCCATGGGTTAGGCATGAAATATTCTTTTTCATCCATCGGAATGACATAGTCACCTTGTCTGAAGATATAGCCAAACTTATAGCGATAACCCTTCATGTAAGTTTCCATGTCAACCATTGGACGGGCTAGTGCGTAACTTTTTACGCCTCTGGTGTGCATGACGAAGGTACCATCAAAGTTCCCATACCAGTTTTCAAGGTTTTCAATCTTAGAGTTGTCTTGGTCGCCTTCAGGGTCGGAAGTCTTATCGAAGATTTCAAATTCAGCACTACTAAGGTCGAAAGAGTTCGGATTGATGGGACGATGGTCAATAGCAGTCAACGCAATCGTAAGTTCCTCACCTGGTTTTACGGGGTGTTGCTTTCCAGTTCCTGGAATGACATATATAGCGTCAATCGTCATAGCTTCGTTCATGATGTTAGGTTGATAGTCGTGCTTGTCATCGCTAGTAAAGAAGCTTTCAATGAACGCTAACCCATCAGCGTACATGGTGGTATCACTATTGTTGCCTATCTTTATATACTGGTCATCGGTGTACAT from Prevotella scopos JCM 17725 encodes:
- a CDS encoding DUF4876 domain-containing protein, which translates into the protein MKTKLKPHLLLLLLTGIVLIACNEYKEVETQGKVVEHEITLQLPLNIKDAQLADAKAVMTNIKTRQKYDVASFLTTDEKLKASMSVPEGVYNISVNGTITYQLNGKQIKANVKARRDNIAIQSTSTATNLALDVYTAQEGFIITEIFFTGTTTPKGFMYTDDQYIKIGNNSDTTMYADGLAFIESFFTSDDKHDYQPNIMNEAMTIDAIYVIPGTGKQHPVKPGEELTIALTAIDHRPINPNSFDLSSAEFEIFDKTSDPEGDQDNSKIENLENWYGNFDGTFVMHTRGVKSYALARPMVDMETYMKGYRYKFGYIFRQGDYVIPMDEKEYFMPNPWIVDAVNLAVPTVHEWNLVSPILDKGFTYCGHVDFDETRYNKAVVRKKDGNKWIDTNNSSNDFEPNAVPTYLRKK